A portion of the Dissulfuribacter thermophilus genome contains these proteins:
- a CDS encoding divergent polysaccharide deacetylase family protein, translated as MSAHKRKGSRKKARPYKVPILLLIAFFLLSGAIASILVIVPQGAGKFTLGKMNFEAFKDRSVPPPRAPIIKQSKTPHSSYSLPLVAIIIDDMGYHGKIDNLFLHLSAPLSFSFLPYGPFTRKYAEVAHKLGRDVLIHIPMEPIEKDVNPGPGALRTDMDPAEIIRIIGEEISLVPYAKGANNHMGSQFTTSKKMMDIVLLELKKRALFFIDSRTTKDSIACSEAIRLGVPALERQVFLDYQPKEHIVRQELRRLINLAKQHGFSIAIGHPFKETYNVLKKDLPLVQKEVKIVPVSYLIALFKGDQR; from the coding sequence GTGAGCGCTCACAAAAGGAAGGGATCTCGTAAGAAAGCAAGGCCTTACAAGGTCCCTATTCTGTTGTTAATAGCGTTTTTTCTGCTTAGTGGGGCCATTGCATCCATCCTGGTGATAGTCCCTCAAGGTGCAGGCAAGTTTACTTTAGGAAAGATGAATTTCGAGGCCTTTAAAGATAGATCTGTACCTCCGCCCAGGGCACCAATAATAAAACAATCTAAGACACCCCATTCATCATATAGCCTTCCACTGGTGGCAATTATAATTGATGATATGGGCTACCACGGAAAAATAGACAACCTTTTTTTGCACTTGAGTGCCCCTCTGTCTTTCTCCTTTCTACCGTATGGTCCTTTTACCAGAAAATATGCCGAGGTTGCTCATAAGCTTGGCCGTGATGTCCTCATTCACATTCCCATGGAACCTATTGAAAAGGACGTAAATCCAGGCCCAGGGGCACTTCGTACAGATATGGATCCTGCTGAAATCATACGGATTATAGGAGAAGAGATATCTTTGGTCCCCTATGCAAAAGGCGCAAACAATCACATGGGATCCCAATTTACTACCTCAAAAAAAATGATGGATATAGTGCTCCTGGAATTGAAAAAACGCGCTCTATTTTTCATTGATAGCAGGACTACCAAAGATTCCATTGCATGTTCAGAGGCAATTCGTTTAGGGGTCCCGGCCCTTGAACGGCAGGTATTTCTAGACTACCAGCCCAAAGAGCACATTGTAAGACAAGAGCTTAGAAGGCTCATTAACTTGGCAAAACAACACGGATTCTCCATTGCAATTGGCCATCCTTTCAAAGAAACTTACAATGTCTTAAAAAAGGACTTGCCCTTAGTTCAAAAAGAGGTGAAGATTGTCCCTGTAAGTTATCTTATTGCACTATTCAAGGGGGATCAGAGATGA
- the queF gene encoding preQ(1) synthase produces MKYGEKEIQEAKLEPWPNPSPQRDYEISISFPEFTCLCPRSGYPDFATIKITYTPNEWIVELKSLKLFLNQYRDRYISHEQATCEIFEALDQILKPKKLKVIGDFNPRGNVHTVITVEK; encoded by the coding sequence ATGAAATATGGTGAAAAAGAAATCCAAGAGGCCAAACTCGAACCGTGGCCTAACCCCAGTCCCCAAAGGGACTACGAGATATCCATATCATTTCCTGAGTTTACATGCCTGTGTCCTCGGTCAGGATACCCGGATTTTGCAACTATCAAGATTACCTATACTCCAAATGAATGGATTGTAGAACTCAAAAGCCTAAAATTATTTCTCAACCAATATAGAGATCGCTATATTTCTCATGAACAAGCCACCTGTGAGATCTTTGAGGCATTGGATCAAATCCTCAAGCCTAAAAAATTAAAGGTAATAGGGGACTTTAATCCCAGAGGAAACGTCCATACTGTCATCACAGTGGAAAAATAA
- a CDS encoding isochorismatase family protein: MDAYLTIERKRCALMIIDPQEKLMKAIHKADEVIKNTALMIRAAKEFSIPIIATTQYKKGIGPIVPELQELLEDVNEIDKVEFDAFLNHGFYSALKALPSSVDTLILTGVEAHICIHQTALSGKRHGYHIAICQDAVSSRNKRHKKIAIQNFRALGFKVCPAETFVFELLGRAGTQEFKNLLPYIK, translated from the coding sequence ATGGATGCCTACTTGACCATTGAACGCAAAAGATGTGCCCTGATGATTATAGATCCTCAGGAAAAATTGATGAAGGCAATACATAAGGCAGATGAAGTGATTAAAAACACTGCCTTAATGATCAGGGCTGCCAAAGAGTTTTCCATTCCCATAATAGCTACAACACAATACAAAAAGGGAATTGGACCAATAGTGCCCGAACTACAGGAACTACTAGAAGATGTTAACGAAATAGATAAAGTAGAATTTGATGCCTTTTTAAACCATGGTTTCTATTCTGCCTTAAAGGCCCTTCCCTCTTCTGTTGACACCTTAATACTCACCGGAGTTGAGGCCCACATATGCATTCATCAGACTGCGCTTTCAGGCAAAAGGCATGGCTATCATATAGCAATTTGCCAAGACGCAGTATCTTCAAGGAACAAACGCCACAAAAAGATTGCAATCCAAAACTTCAGGGCCCTGGGTTTTAAGGTATGTCCTGCAGAGACCTTTGTCTTTGAGCTATTAGGAAGGGCTGGTACCCAAGAATTTAAAAATCTTTTGCCATATATAAAGTAG
- a CDS encoding nicotinamide mononucleotide transporter, which yields MLDTIITWSLTVLSIVGAVLNIKKRRSGFAVYTVANIGWIIVDLYHEIYAQAALFCIFTGLSTWGWIEWGRQKWPIH from the coding sequence ATGCTGGATACAATAATAACATGGTCTCTTACTGTCTTGAGTATTGTAGGGGCAGTGCTTAACATAAAAAAAAGACGTTCCGGTTTTGCAGTCTATACTGTGGCCAACATCGGATGGATAATCGTAGACCTCTATCATGAAATATATGCACAGGCCGCTTTATTCTGCATTTTTACAGGTCTTTCCACCTGGGGCTGGATAGAATGGGGAAGGCAAAAATGGCCAATTCATTAA
- a CDS encoding archease, which yields MANSLIKSGFETFEHGADIGIRGYGTCLEEAFSNGAKAMFSIMVDDLTKIEAKQRREISSFSFDLTGLFVAFLNTLIAEADINHMVFSEFNCDIDTNTFSLKGEALGNTIPSGIGNIGVEIKGATFTEAKVEKRGDVFLAQCVVDV from the coding sequence ATGGCCAATTCATTAATTAAAAGTGGTTTTGAAACATTTGAACATGGTGCCGATATCGGCATAAGGGGCTATGGCACGTGCCTTGAAGAGGCCTTTAGCAACGGGGCAAAGGCCATGTTCTCGATAATGGTCGATGACTTGACTAAAATTGAAGCCAAACAAAGACGAGAAATAAGCTCTTTCTCCTTTGATCTGACAGGCCTTTTCGTGGCCTTTCTCAATACATTAATAGCAGAGGCAGATATAAATCATATGGTCTTTTCTGAATTTAACTGCGATATCGATACCAATACCTTTTCATTAAAGGGAGAAGCCCTTGGAAACACTATTCCATCTGGAATCGGCAATATAGGTGTTGAGATAAAGGGAGCCACATTTACTGAGGCCAAAGTGGAAAAAAGAGGAGACGTATTTTTGGCTCAATGCGTTGTAGACGTATAG
- a CDS encoding RtcB family protein: protein MDTKRLNRINEYIWEILKTEPMRVPARIFASTDLIQDMDDKVFEQISNVAALPGIVKAALAMPDAHWGYGFPIGGVAAFDPDDGGIISVGGVGYDISCGVRTLLTGLTIEEIRPHIETLIDSLFEHIPAGVGSEGKIKLSPEKLDEVLEGGAVWAVEKGYGTKEDLNHIEERGRLDGADPSCVSDTAKKRQYRQIGTLGSGNHYLEIQEVETIFDRKAAEVFGISEGDVVISIHCGSRALGHQIGTDYIQILGAASKKYNIPIKERELVCAPIKSPEGERYYKAMACGVNCALANRQVLTHLVREVFENILPNAEIKILYDVSHNTCKIEEHEVGGELKRLYVHRKGATRAFGPGRKELAEPFRKIGQPVIIGGTMGTYSYILVGTEQGEALAWGSACHGAGRSMSRRQALKRWKGKKIISTLAHRGILVRAASYRGAAEEAPEAYKDVTRVVDATHYAGLARKVARVKPLAVVKG, encoded by the coding sequence TTGGATACCAAAAGACTCAACAGGATAAATGAATACATCTGGGAAATCCTCAAAACTGAACCAATGAGGGTGCCTGCGCGTATCTTTGCAAGCACTGATCTCATCCAGGATATGGACGACAAGGTCTTTGAACAGATTTCCAATGTGGCAGCTCTTCCTGGGATCGTAAAGGCAGCCCTGGCCATGCCAGATGCCCATTGGGGATACGGTTTTCCCATTGGCGGTGTGGCGGCCTTTGACCCAGATGATGGTGGAATCATCTCAGTGGGAGGCGTGGGCTACGACATATCGTGTGGAGTCAGGACCCTCCTTACTGGACTCACCATTGAAGAAATCAGGCCCCATATAGAGACCCTGATAGATAGCCTGTTTGAGCACATACCTGCTGGGGTTGGCTCCGAAGGGAAGATAAAACTGAGCCCAGAAAAACTCGATGAGGTCCTCGAAGGAGGGGCTGTATGGGCTGTAGAAAAGGGATATGGCACAAAGGAAGATTTGAATCACATAGAAGAGAGGGGAAGATTAGATGGTGCTGATCCCAGTTGTGTCTCAGATACCGCAAAAAAACGTCAGTACAGGCAAATAGGCACTCTGGGGTCTGGGAATCACTATCTGGAAATCCAAGAGGTTGAAACAATCTTCGACCGAAAAGCCGCTGAGGTCTTTGGTATTTCAGAAGGCGATGTAGTAATATCAATACACTGCGGTTCAAGGGCACTGGGCCATCAAATTGGAACCGATTACATTCAAATCCTTGGGGCCGCGTCCAAAAAATACAACATACCTATAAAAGAACGTGAGCTCGTATGTGCTCCCATAAAATCACCAGAGGGCGAAAGATATTATAAGGCCATGGCATGCGGTGTAAATTGTGCCCTAGCAAATCGCCAGGTCCTAACACACCTGGTGAGAGAGGTTTTTGAAAACATCTTACCAAATGCTGAGATAAAAATTCTCTATGACGTAAGCCACAACACATGCAAAATAGAAGAACACGAGGTGGGGGGTGAACTCAAGAGATTATATGTGCATAGGAAAGGGGCAACAAGGGCCTTTGGTCCTGGGAGAAAAGAGCTAGCAGAGCCCTTCAGAAAAATTGGTCAACCAGTAATCATTGGAGGCACAATGGGTACCTACTCCTACATTCTCGTGGGGACAGAACAGGGAGAGGCCCTTGCATGGGGCTCTGCATGTCATGGTGCAGGCAGGTCAATGAGTAGGCGTCAGGCCCTAAAGAGATGGAAAGGTAAAAAAATTATATCAACTTTAGCGCATAGAGGTATATTGGTCAGGGCAGCTAGCTACAGAGGGGCTGCAGAAGAGGCCCCTGAAGCCTATAAGGATGTTACAAGGGTAGTAGATGCTACCCACTATGCTGGACTGGCCAGGAAGGTTGCAAGGGTGAAACCTCTTGCCGTTGTCAAGGGTTAA
- a CDS encoding SAM-dependent methyltransferase, with product MEAKQAQKLFESLFDNDDPGILIKYWDGSSQRLGGEELKATISIKNPKVIDAIISDLSLGFGEAYMRGELEVEGDLGTLLYLAYSRDFFSRVSLGKKVRLCWLKFRGRHGINQCKRDIKTHYDRGNQFYRLWLDQDMNYSCAYFKTPDDSLEQAQLNKNLHVLHKLQLSPGERLLDIGCGWGALIRIASERFGAKAVGLTLSHEQMEYGKKLIEEKGLQDRCEMRLQDYREVSRKEFGTFDKLVSVGMFEHVGREKYKIFFKRAFDFLKDEGLFLLHTISRMKPADTDPWICTYIFPGGYIPAIGQVLEAAYDAGFKLIDIEDLRRHYDLTLGHWLRRFEAAKDEIEAMKGEEFVRMWRLYLIGSQMSFRAGGMYVSQFLFSKGDVPGLPLTRKWMHC from the coding sequence ATGGAAGCCAAACAGGCCCAAAAGCTTTTCGAATCCCTTTTTGATAACGATGATCCGGGTATCCTCATAAAATACTGGGATGGCTCGTCTCAAAGGCTAGGGGGAGAGGAATTAAAGGCGACCATTTCTATAAAAAATCCAAAGGTCATTGATGCCATCATATCTGATCTATCTCTAGGATTTGGAGAGGCATATATGAGAGGAGAGTTAGAGGTTGAGGGCGACCTTGGAACACTCCTTTATCTAGCCTATTCAAGAGATTTTTTTTCTAGAGTGTCTTTGGGCAAAAAAGTCAGGCTCTGTTGGTTGAAATTTAGGGGCAGACATGGGATTAACCAGTGCAAGCGAGATATCAAGACTCACTACGACCGTGGAAATCAGTTCTATAGGCTTTGGCTTGACCAAGATATGAATTATTCATGTGCCTATTTTAAGACTCCAGATGATAGTCTCGAACAGGCTCAATTGAATAAGAATCTTCACGTATTGCATAAATTGCAACTTTCACCTGGAGAAAGACTCCTAGACATAGGTTGCGGATGGGGGGCACTTATTAGGATTGCTTCAGAGCGATTCGGGGCCAAGGCAGTTGGATTAACCCTTTCCCATGAACAGATGGAATATGGGAAGAAATTGATAGAGGAAAAAGGACTTCAGGATAGGTGTGAGATGAGGCTTCAGGACTATCGTGAAGTCTCAAGGAAAGAATTCGGGACCTTTGATAAATTAGTTTCTGTAGGGATGTTTGAACACGTTGGAAGGGAGAAGTATAAGATCTTTTTTAAAAGAGCCTTTGACTTTTTAAAAGACGAAGGCCTTTTTTTACTCCATACTATCTCAAGGATGAAGCCTGCAGATACTGATCCATGGATATGTACCTACATATTTCCAGGGGGCTACATCCCCGCAATTGGCCAAGTGCTTGAGGCTGCCTATGATGCTGGATTCAAACTCATAGATATAGAGGATCTCAGAAGACACTATGACCTGACCCTGGGGCATTGGTTAAGACGATTTGAGGCTGCAAAAGACGAGATTGAGGCAATGAAGGGAGAAGAATTTGTAAGGATGTGGCGTCTATATCTCATAGGATCTCAGATGAGTTTTAGGGCAGGGGGGATGTATGTGAGCCAATTTCTCTTTTCAAAGGGCGATGTCCCAGGTTTGCCATTGACACGGAAATGGATGCACTGCTGA
- a CDS encoding KamA family radical SAM protein: MIAYPKNNEWLDWRWQFRNRVKGYHGLKGLIQIPREKEEAFKKLVSRYHFAATPYYLSLIDWDAPMDPIRSQCIPSLEEIEVNEAGSTEDPFLEEPFSPTPCLIHRYKDRALIISTGRCAVYCRHCNRKRNWGKTDVPTAVKREYREKAIKYISEHSEIREVILSGGDPLFMGDHLLEELLRSLREIAHVEVIRIGTRAPVTLPMRIDDSLSEMLSRFRPIWINTHFNHPREITNEAILAVERLITKGIPVSNQAVLLKGVNDDIEILETLFKKLQTIGVRPYYLFHCDPVKGTDHFRTPLSKGIEIMENLWGKIGGLCIPHYVVDLPDAGGKALLMPNYLIALDGGEAIFRTQNGKIIKYPYIEN; this comes from the coding sequence ATGATCGCTTATCCTAAAAACAATGAATGGCTTGACTGGCGATGGCAGTTTAGAAATAGAGTAAAGGGCTATCATGGGCTCAAGGGGTTAATTCAAATCCCTAGGGAAAAGGAAGAGGCATTTAAGAAGCTCGTCTCAAGATATCATTTTGCAGCTACGCCTTATTATCTGTCCCTAATTGACTGGGATGCCCCAATGGACCCTATTAGGAGTCAGTGTATACCCAGTCTGGAAGAGATAGAGGTCAACGAGGCAGGTTCTACAGAAGATCCATTCCTAGAGGAACCATTTTCACCAACTCCTTGTCTCATCCATCGCTATAAGGATAGGGCTTTAATCATTTCGACAGGTCGTTGCGCAGTATACTGCAGACACTGTAATAGAAAAAGGAACTGGGGTAAAACTGACGTCCCCACTGCGGTCAAGAGAGAGTATCGGGAAAAAGCAATCAAATATATTTCAGAACACAGCGAGATAAGGGAGGTGATCCTTTCTGGGGGAGACCCGCTCTTTATGGGAGACCATTTACTCGAAGAGCTTTTGAGGTCTCTAAGAGAGATCGCTCATGTTGAAGTGATTAGAATCGGAACAAGGGCCCCAGTGACTCTTCCTATGAGGATAGACGACTCTCTATCAGAAATGTTGTCCAGGTTTAGACCCATATGGATAAATACCCACTTCAACCACCCCAGGGAGATTACGAACGAGGCAATTTTGGCTGTAGAACGCCTGATTACCAAAGGCATTCCTGTTTCCAATCAGGCAGTCTTGCTAAAGGGAGTAAATGATGATATTGAAATATTAGAGACACTTTTTAAGAAGTTACAAACTATAGGAGTCAGGCCCTATTACCTGTTTCATTGTGACCCGGTAAAGGGCACTGATCACTTTAGGACGCCCCTTTCAAAAGGTATTGAAATTATGGAGAATCTCTGGGGAAAAATTGGCGGTCTTTGTATTCCCCATTATGTCGTTGATCTTCCAGATGCAGGTGGCAAGGCACTCCTCATGCCCAATTATCTTATCGCTCTTGATGGAGGTGAAGCCATATTTAGGACCCAGAATGGAAAGATAATAAAGTATCCTTATATAGAAAATTGA
- a CDS encoding adenylosuccinate synthase, giving the protein MSAVVVVGTQWGDEGKGKIVDLLTKYADLIVRFQGGNNAGHTLVVDGNTFIFHLIPSGILYEDKLCLIGNGVVLDPSVLIGELEELKSKGLEITPQRLKISYNTHLIMPYHRALDHAREAAKSKGKKIGTTGRGIGPCYEDKIVRCGIKIGDLMDPELFREKLKENVEAKNFILEKQFGAQKISFDEILREYERYREILSPYVDNCSFIIDEALKNGKNVLFEGAQGTQLDIDHGTYPFVTSSNTVAGGACTGAGIGPSRIDKVIGVCKAYTTRVGGGPFPTELFDEVGDRMQVRGGEFGATTGRKRRCGWLDGVVLKDAVRLNGIDGLAITKLDVLSGFNPLKVCTKYKGRSGTWEYMPGTIREVESLVPEYTEFNGWDEDISGIDSIDGLPVQCQDYIKAIEDLSGVPVEIVSVGPGREQTIVLKNPFD; this is encoded by the coding sequence ATGTCAGCGGTAGTAGTTGTGGGAACACAATGGGGGGATGAGGGAAAAGGCAAGATTGTCGATCTCCTCACCAAATATGCTGATCTGATAGTAAGGTTTCAGGGAGGGAATAACGCAGGACATACCTTGGTTGTAGATGGTAATACTTTTATATTCCACTTAATTCCATCAGGTATTTTATACGAGGATAAGCTTTGCCTCATTGGAAATGGAGTGGTGCTCGATCCTTCGGTCCTTATTGGGGAACTTGAAGAGCTGAAGTCGAAGGGCCTAGAGATCACCCCTCAAAGGCTTAAGATTAGCTATAATACCCACCTTATCATGCCCTATCACCGGGCACTTGATCATGCGCGAGAGGCGGCAAAGAGTAAGGGAAAGAAGATTGGAACAACAGGCCGTGGTATTGGCCCGTGTTATGAGGATAAGATTGTCAGGTGCGGTATCAAGATTGGCGACCTGATGGACCCAGAGCTTTTTAGAGAGAAGCTCAAAGAAAATGTTGAGGCAAAAAATTTCATACTTGAGAAACAGTTCGGCGCTCAAAAAATAAGTTTTGACGAGATATTAAGGGAATATGAGAGATATCGGGAAATTCTTTCCCCTTATGTAGATAATTGTTCATTTATTATTGATGAGGCTTTGAAAAATGGGAAAAACGTGCTATTCGAAGGGGCTCAGGGTACCCAGTTGGATATTGATCATGGTACGTATCCATTTGTAACTTCCTCCAATACCGTCGCAGGTGGAGCATGCACTGGAGCGGGAATTGGGCCATCTAGGATAGACAAGGTAATTGGAGTCTGTAAGGCCTACACAACCAGGGTAGGTGGCGGGCCATTCCCCACTGAACTCTTTGATGAAGTTGGAGACAGAATGCAGGTCAGAGGTGGAGAGTTCGGTGCGACCACAGGAAGAAAGAGGCGCTGTGGCTGGCTCGATGGCGTGGTATTGAAAGATGCTGTTCGGTTGAATGGGATCGATGGTCTCGCCATAACAAAGCTGGACGTTCTCAGTGGATTTAATCCGTTGAAGGTCTGCACTAAGTACAAGGGTAGGTCAGGGACCTGGGAATACATGCCTGGTACAATTAGGGAAGTAGAATCACTAGTCCCAGAATATACAGAGTTCAATGGCTGGGATGAAGATATAAGCGGGATTGATTCCATTGATGGGCTTCCTGTTCAGTGTCAGGATTATATAAAGGCTATAGAAGATTTGTCCGGGGTACCTGTAGAAATAGTCTCTGTAGGACCAGGACGCGAGCAGACCATTGTGCTCAAGAATCCTTTTGATTAA
- the polA gene encoding DNA polymerase I, protein MKKGPEELFIIDGSSYLYRGYFAIRQNLTTSSGFPTKAIFNVTNMILKVLREKDPGYCVVVWDAKGPNFRHELYPQYKANRPPMPEDLVIQVPYVKEIVEALGIPQIEIEKVEADDSIATICKGLKGVKKVIVSGDKDLVQLVDDECVIWDPMKDDWIDKKAVLERFGVEPEKLLDVQTLSGDTADNIPGVKGIGPKKALKLIQDFGSVEELLQRIDELPKGKLKDNLKLEQENIPVYKALVGLKTDVPIDLDLKKFERRPWDIDRLKELFEKFEFQKFLNDLIPKKKIEYDDYELALDHSKLDEIKELIQRAKEVVIDTETDSENPIGARLIGISIAISPPKAYYIPIAHKEETRNLSLETVKSVLGPIFKDENIKKIGQNIKFDIIVLRSSGFQVHGVYGDTMVASYLLDPSRRQHNLETLAKEYLGHQMISFKELMRGRKFKDFSEVSIEEAMRYSCEDVHVTFLLKDILFKRLQDAGLMELFHKVEIPLINVLAHMEQVGILIDQKGAKELSKEFDSKISELEKKIHDLAGIKFNINSHQQLQKVLFERLGLTSKKKTKKKTGYSTDTEVLQELREEHPICDLLLEYRNLSKLKSTYLDGLLKMINPRTNRIHTSYNQTVTATGRLSSSNPNLQNIPIRTEDGLRIRSLFIADEGKLFLSSDYSQIDLRVLAHYSKDKALIEAFLKGEDIHTKTASEIFDVHPAFVTPEMRRMAKTVNFGIIYGMSPYGLSKELGIDRSKAKTFIQKYFEKYPGVKQYMDKAIETARKQGFVTTILDRRRFIPEINSPLKHVREFAERTAINTPIQGSAADIIKLAMIRAHEFIEKRQLRARLILQVHDELVFEVPEDEIEILKEEVKKIMEGAVKLDVPLIANIGIGKNWAEAKA, encoded by the coding sequence ATGAAAAAGGGTCCAGAAGAACTTTTTATTATAGATGGAAGCTCTTATCTTTATAGAGGATACTTTGCTATTCGTCAGAACCTCACCACCTCTAGTGGATTCCCCACAAAGGCCATATTCAATGTCACCAATATGATCCTCAAGGTGCTCAGGGAAAAAGATCCTGGCTACTGTGTAGTTGTCTGGGATGCCAAGGGCCCAAACTTCAGGCACGAACTCTACCCACAATACAAGGCCAATCGCCCTCCAATGCCCGAAGACCTTGTGATCCAAGTACCTTATGTAAAAGAAATAGTGGAGGCCCTGGGAATACCTCAAATTGAGATCGAAAAAGTGGAGGCAGATGATTCAATTGCTACTATCTGTAAGGGATTAAAGGGGGTTAAAAAGGTTATTGTCTCTGGTGACAAAGATCTCGTGCAACTGGTGGACGATGAATGCGTGATCTGGGACCCTATGAAAGATGACTGGATTGACAAAAAGGCCGTACTCGAACGATTTGGGGTGGAGCCAGAAAAACTCCTCGATGTCCAAACCCTTTCTGGAGATACTGCAGACAACATACCAGGGGTCAAGGGTATTGGCCCCAAAAAGGCCTTAAAGCTCATACAAGATTTTGGCTCTGTAGAAGAGCTCCTCCAGAGAATAGATGAACTGCCCAAAGGGAAACTAAAGGACAATCTAAAACTCGAACAAGAAAACATTCCTGTCTACAAGGCATTAGTTGGCCTAAAAACAGATGTACCCATTGATCTCGACCTAAAAAAATTTGAAAGAAGACCTTGGGATATAGACAGATTAAAAGAGCTCTTTGAAAAATTCGAATTTCAGAAATTCCTTAATGATTTAATTCCTAAGAAAAAGATCGAATATGATGACTACGAACTAGCTCTAGATCACTCAAAACTCGATGAAATAAAAGAGCTTATCCAAAGGGCCAAGGAAGTAGTAATAGACACTGAGACTGATAGCGAAAATCCCATAGGAGCGCGGTTGATCGGTATTTCAATAGCCATTTCTCCGCCTAAGGCATACTATATCCCAATTGCCCACAAAGAAGAGACCAGAAACCTCTCCCTTGAGACTGTAAAATCAGTTTTAGGGCCTATTTTTAAAGATGAAAACATAAAAAAGATCGGGCAAAACATCAAATTTGACATCATTGTCCTTCGGTCTTCTGGATTCCAGGTACACGGTGTCTATGGAGACACCATGGTGGCCTCCTACCTTCTCGATCCCTCCAGACGTCAACACAATCTCGAAACCTTGGCCAAGGAATATTTAGGTCATCAGATGATAAGCTTTAAAGAACTAATGAGAGGGAGAAAATTCAAGGATTTTAGTGAAGTTTCAATTGAAGAGGCCATGAGGTATTCATGCGAGGACGTACATGTAACATTCCTTTTAAAAGATATCCTATTTAAACGCCTTCAGGATGCTGGCCTTATGGAGCTCTTTCACAAGGTAGAAATCCCTCTCATAAACGTGCTCGCTCACATGGAACAAGTAGGGATCCTCATAGATCAAAAAGGGGCCAAAGAATTGAGCAAAGAATTTGACTCTAAGATCAGTGAGCTTGAAAAGAAAATTCATGATCTTGCAGGTATTAAATTCAACATCAACTCTCATCAACAGCTCCAAAAGGTACTCTTTGAAAGGCTTGGACTGACCTCAAAGAAAAAAACAAAGAAAAAGACCGGATATTCCACTGACACTGAGGTGCTTCAGGAACTAAGAGAAGAACACCCCATTTGTGATCTACTCCTGGAGTATAGAAACCTCAGCAAATTGAAGAGCACATACTTAGATGGTCTTCTCAAGATGATCAACCCCAGGACCAACAGGATCCATACCTCTTATAACCAGACAGTTACAGCTACTGGAAGACTTTCATCAAGTAATCCCAATCTCCAAAATATTCCAATTAGGACTGAAGATGGTCTCAGAATTCGATCCTTATTCATTGCAGATGAAGGAAAGTTATTCCTTAGCTCTGACTATTCGCAGATTGATCTTAGGGTCCTTGCCCACTATTCTAAAGACAAGGCCCTAATTGAGGCCTTTTTAAAGGGAGAAGACATTCACACCAAGACTGCTTCGGAGATCTTCGATGTTCATCCTGCCTTCGTAACTCCAGAGATGCGGAGAATGGCCAAGACTGTAAATTTTGGAATCATCTACGGAATGAGTCCCTATGGACTTTCAAAGGAGCTTGGTATTGATAGATCAAAGGCCAAGACATTTATCCAAAAATACTTTGAAAAATATCCCGGTGTAAAGCAATATATGGATAAAGCCATAGAGACCGCAAGAAAGCAGGGCTTTGTAACTACAATCCTTGACAGACGTCGCTTTATTCCTGAAATAAATAGTCCTTTAAAACATGTTCGTGAGTTTGCTGAAAGAACTGCCATAAATACCCCTATACAGGGAAGCGCTGCAGATATTATCAAGCTTGCCATGATAAGGGCTCATGAATTCATAGAAAAAAGGCAGTTGAGAGCGAGGCTCATTCTGCAAGTTCATGATGAATTGGTATTTGAAGTCCCCGAAGACGAGATCGAGATATTAAAAGAAGAGGTAAAAAAGATCATGGAGGGGGCTGTAAAGCTCGATGTACCATTGATTGCAAATATAGGAATTGGAAAAAACTGGGCAGAGGCTAAGGCATAA